One Rosa chinensis cultivar Old Blush chromosome 5, RchiOBHm-V2, whole genome shotgun sequence genomic region harbors:
- the LOC112163845 gene encoding uncharacterized protein LOC112163845: MDKKKHQRIASINKRNRSQKKMNQSTGTRTYANVAHDYEISHGKEPDRWELFKLTHQRKGSQEPIDAASAKAIADFEEAEQKRLSMNVDITAPEIREEMYAEVLGKEKGNRVRGVGAGVTWDEVPGIHVEEGGVSREVKQLREQLEEQAKKAQEREAHMMEELQSKMAEQTKRMEQMFEVRCVEMALQKMGEMFKQCGISVDTRAGRSDPKDRGPDPN; the protein is encoded by the exons ATGGACAAGAAGAAGCACCAG AGAATAGCAAGCATCAATAAAAGAAATCGGTCTCAAAAGAAGATGAACCAATCAACAGGGACTCGAACATATGCAAATGTCGCTCATGACTAT GAAATTTCTCATGGTAAAGAGCCAGATAGGTGGGAGCTATTTAAATTAACACATCAAAGGAAAGGGTCCCAAGAACCAATAGATGCGGCATCTGCAAAGGCAATT GCGGATTTTGAAGAGGCTGAACAAAAGAGGCTAAGCATGAATGTTGACATCACTGCTCCAGAAATCCGTGAAGAAATGTATGCTGAAGTTCTTGGTAAGGAGAAGGGGAATAGAGTGAGAGGTGTTGGAGCAGGGGTTACTTGGGACGAAGTCCCTGGAATCCATGTTGAAGAGGGAGGAGTATCAAGAGAAGTGAAACAGTTGCGAGAGCAATTGGAAGAGCAAGCGAAAAAGGCACAAGAGAGAGAAGCACACATGATGGAGGAACTACAAAGCAAAATGGCTGAGCAAACAAAACGGATGGAACAAATGTTTGAAGTGAGGTGCGTAGAGATGGCACTCCAAAAAATGGGAGAGATGTTTAAACAATGCGGAATATCAGTGGATACTAGGGCTGGGCGTTcggacccgaaagaccgaggGCCCGACCCGAACTGA